In Stomoxys calcitrans chromosome 2, idStoCalc2.1, whole genome shotgun sequence, the following proteins share a genomic window:
- the LOC106094788 gene encoding 3'(2'),5'-bisphosphate nucleotidase 1, with protein MSQPTLMRLTALSINAAKRAGAIIRDVMQKGNLGIVEKGKDDLQTEADRSAQRCIIASLSLAFPTIKIIGEEGGSDLDVCKDWLVTQGDEDFLNRTCPEQWLDVNDNEFVVWVDPLDGTSEYTQGFLDHVTVLIGIAVRNSAVAGIIHQPYFKNPGGELGRTIWGLKGLGTGGFIPNEPPKETFIITTTRSHSNTIVQAALEALSPTEIIKVGGAGYKVLLLLEGRAHAYVFASPGCKKWDTCAPEAVLEAQGGKLTDILGYHYSYATDVDYPNKKGVIATVKSVSHSDVITKLKNLNM; from the exons ATGTCTCAGCCAACACTAATGCGACTTACTGCTTTGTCTATTAACGCTGCGAAACGAGCTGGAGCTATTATTCGAGATGTGATGCAGAAGGGAAATCTAGGAATCGTTGAGAAG GGAAAGGACGATCTACAGACAGAAGCTGATCGTTCGGCACAACGATGTATTATAGCCTCGTTATCTCTTGCGTTTCCGACGATAAAAATAATTGGAGAGGAAGGTGGTTCGGATCTTGACGTCTGTAAGGATTGGTTAGTCACACAAGGTGATGAAGATTTTTTAAACCGGACATGTCCTGAACAATGGCTTGATGTAAATGATAATGAGTTTGTGGTATGGGTGGATCCACTCGACGGCACCTCAGAATATACGCAAGGATTTTTGGATCACGTTACAGTTTTAATTGGAATAGCCGTAAGGAATTCTGCAGTTGCTGGAATAATACACCAACCCTACTTTAAGAACCCTGGTGGTGAATTGGGCCGCACAATTTGGGGATTGAAAGGATTGGGTACAGGTGGTTTTATTCCGAATGAACCCCCAAAAGAAACTTTTATAATAACTACTACGAGGTCTCATTCTAATACTATTGTGCAGGCAGCTTTAGAAGCACTTTCACCCACGGAAATTATTAAAGTCGGTGGAGCCGGTTATAAAGTATTGCTGTTATTGGAAGGAAGAGCCCATGCCTACGTTTTTGCCAGTCCAGGCTGTAAGAAGTGGGACACATGTGCTCCTGAAGCTGTTTTGGAAGCACAAGGCGGTAAGCTGACTGATATTTTGGGATACCACTACTCATACGCTACGGACGTAGATTACCCAAATAAAAAAGGAGTTATAGCCACTGTGAAAAGTGTATCCCACAGTGATGTtatcacaaaacttaaaaatctGAATATgtaa
- the LOC106094790 gene encoding electron transfer flavoprotein subunit beta, whose protein sequence is MSRILVGVKRVVDYAVKVRVNPEKTGVVTQGVKHSMNPFDEIAVEEAVKMKEKKLASEVIAVSIGPSQSQEVIRTALAMGADRGIHVEISGKEYDLLQPIHVSKILAKLALDEKADLVILGKQAIDDDSNQTAQMTAAVLDWPQATFCNKIEKSDAGITIIREIDGGLETIKTKTPAVLSADLRLNTPRYATLPNIMKAKKKPLKKIGAGDLGVDTKPRIDIISVEDPPVRQAGAVVPDVDTLVAKLKEGGHC, encoded by the exons ATGTCTCGGATTTTAGTTGGCGTGAAGCGAGTTGTTGACTATGCTGTTAAG GTTCGGGTGAATCCCGAAAAGACTGGTGTGGTTACCCAGGGAGTGAAGCATTCTATGAATCCTTTTGATGAAATAGCCGTTGAAGAAGCCgttaaaatgaaagaaaagaaattggcGAGCGAAGTTATAGCAGTTTCCATTGGTCCCAGTCAATCACAGGAAGTAATAAGGACTGCATTAGCAATGGGAGCAGATCGTGGTATTCATGTCGAAATTTCGGGCAAAGAGTACGACTTGTTACAACCAATTCACGTCTCTAAAATACTTGCAAAGCTGGCCTTAGATGAAAAAGCTGACTTAGTCATTTTGGGTAAACAGGCAATTGACGACGACTCTAATCAAACAGCTCAAATGACGGCAGCTGTGCTCGACTGGCCACAAGCAacattttgcaataaaatagagaaaagtgATGCTGGTATAACCATTATCCGTGAAATTGATGGCGGCCTCGAAACTATCAAGACAAAGACTCCAGCCGTTCTCAGTGCCGATTTACGTCTTAATACTCCACGCTATGCTACATTGCCTAACATTATGAAAGCGAAGAAGAagccattgaaaaaaattggagCAGGTGATTTGGGAGTCGACACCAAACCTCGAATTGATATAATATCTGTGGAAGACCCTCCAGTGCGTCAAGCTGGGGCAGTTGTTCCAGACGTTGACACTTTAGTTGCCAAACTAAAGGAAGGCGGTCATTGCTAA